A stretch of DNA from Gammaproteobacteria bacterium:
GCCTTACCAGGAACAAAACCACAGCCTGCATCAGGTGGGACACACAGCGCATTGCAAAGAGGCTGTGTTCGGTCCGTTTACCTCATATGCCAAGAATGACCACCGCGTCAGCTTCATCGGCGACACGCATCCGGTATTCCACGGCAGCGTGGTCAAGGCCATCGCCTCGGCCCTGCGCAGTTATCCGCACATCATGGCCAAACTGCCGCCCGACTCTGCACGCCTTGACGATCATCCCGTGTTCCATGCCCAGATGCGGGATCTGCTGCAGCCGCGCGTCATACGTGTGCACCGGCACAGCCCCAGCGTGGTTGAGCTTCAAGTGCGCGCCCCGCTCGCCGCACGCAATCTGCGCCCCGGTCAATTCTTCCGCCTGCAAAACTTTGAGAGCCTGAGCCCCGTCATTGAAGGCAGCCGGCTGCAAACCGAGACGATGGCGCTTACTGGCGTCACCCACGAAACCGATCCCGATTGCGTCTCGCTCATGGTGCTCGAAGTCGGCGCCAGTTCACGGCTGTGCGCGACGCTGCGCGTGGGGCAGCCCATCGTGCTGATGGGGCCGACCGGCAAACCGACTGAAATCCCTCAAGGCGAAACTATTCTCGTAGCAGGCGGACGCCGCGGCGCAGCAGTGATGCTTACCTTAGGCCCCGCCCTGCGACGCGCCGGAAATAAGGTGCTCTATTTCGCCGGGTTTCGTACCGCCGACGAATTGTATCTACAGGAACGGTTACAAGAGGCCGCCGATGTGGTGGTATGGTGCACCGCGGGCGGCCCACCCATCACGCCGCGCAGACCGCAAGATCGTACTATGACGGGGGATTTCATAGACATCGTCAAACACTACGCAGACGGCGAGTTGGAACCAACCGGACAGGCGTCCGCTTTCTCCCTCAATAAAATAGACCGCCTTCTCGCCATCGGCAGCGAGCGTTTGTTGCGCATGGTGCAGGAAGCCCGCACAGGGCGGTTGAGCAGCTACTTTTGCAACAATGTGCGGGCGATAGGCTCAGTCGGCAGTCCCATGCAGTGCATGCTGCAAGGCGTCTGCGCGCAGTGTCTGCAATGGCAGATTGATCCCGCTACCGGCAAACGCACGCGCGCGGTCTTTTCCTGCGCGGGACAAGACCAGCCGCTCGACTGGGTAGACCTCGACAACCTCGATGCACGCCTCGCGCAAAATCGCCTGCCTGAACATCTGACCAATCTCTGGCTTGACTATCTGTTCGCCCGCAGCGCCGTGGAGCATGTATAGCGTAGTGCGGCCTTAACACCCATATACACCGCAGAGGACGCAGGGGAACAAGGTTAAGCCGTTTTACTTCTTCTCCGCGACCTCCGTGGTGAAGCTTTTTTTACCGCAGAGGAATAGAAAATAAAAATGGATATTATTATTTACGCAAAGGCCCTGCTGCTCGGTCTCGTCGAAGGCGTCACGGAGTTTCTGCCGATTTCCAGCACTGGTCATCTAATCATTGCCGGCGATCTGCTCAACTTCACTGGTGAAAAAGCCAAGACCTTTGAGATTGCGATACAGCTTGGCGCGATACTCGCGGTGTGCTGGAATTATCGCGTCAAGATCACCGAGGTCGCGCGCGGACTCACACATGACCCGAGTGCACAGCGATTCGTGATGCACTTGATTATCGCCTTCCTGCCGGCCGCCTTCTTGGGGCTGGCGTTTCACAAAATGATTAAAGAGTATTTGTTTCATCCCTTCAACGTCGCCATTGCACTGGTCGCGGGCGGCATTATTATTATCTTAATCGAGCGAAGGGCTTATCAGCCGCGCGTTCAAACCGTGGAGGAAATGCGCTGGCCCCATGCCCTGAAAATCGGCCTATGTCAGGCGGTGGCGCTGTTTCCGGGCACTTCGCGCTCGGGTGCGACGATCATGGGCGGTTTGCTGTTCGGTCTGTCGCGTCAGGCGGCGGCGGAGTTTTCCTTTTTTCTCGCCATCCCGACCATGT
This window harbors:
- a CDS encoding undecaprenyl-diphosphate phosphatase, translating into MDIIIYAKALLLGLVEGVTEFLPISSTGHLIIAGDLLNFTGEKAKTFEIAIQLGAILAVCWNYRVKITEVARGLTHDPSAQRFVMHLIIAFLPAAFLGLAFHKMIKEYLFHPFNVAIALVAGGIIIILIERRAYQPRVQTVEEMRWPHALKIGLCQAVALFPGTSRSGATIMGGLLFGLSRQAAAEFSFFLAIPTMFSATLYDLYKNWGLLDSHDLGMFAAGFFAAFLSALLTVKALLRFIAHHSFEAFAYYRIVFGLIVLAYFW